From the genome of Trypanosoma brucei brucei TREU927 chromosome 11 chr11_scaffold01 genomic scaffold, whole genome shotgun sequence:
GTGCGGGTCTTTCCTcgccacccccccccccttctctcTTACCAACGCCTTTTAACAACAGTAGTACTCAATTCTAAATAGCGTCATAGTTTACATAGACACAGCACCGACAGATGTTAGTGcgttgcctcctcctccctccttGTTTTTGCTCCGCATCGCGTTGCTCACAGCTTGTCCCCGTTGGTGGACGTCATAACCGACACCTCATTCTCTGCAACAGGAGTGGTAGTTTCACCCCCCTTCTCAACatctccttctccattttcgCTGTGGACAAATGTCCAGTAGTTTTCATCTTTCATTGGACCACAAGGGGTGCCGGGATTGTTGACGAACCTCCCACAGCACACCTCGTTCTCTGGACCAAAGTCATTGAAAAACACGGCTTTCGAGCTCGCTAGAGGGGTATTTGTGTGGTTATGGCGTATTACTAACACGGCGTCAGCCTTGATGGGGAGATCCCGCATATCCTCTCGGTGGTCCGGGTTTGCAAAGTCAGCCACCCACATTGCCTCAGCAGACGCACCATCAGGTGAGAAAAATACATCCTGGTGCTTTCCGGTCACTTTAGATGCGCTGAGAGGTCCTTTGGGCTCGGACAGAAGCGAAAGGGGGTTGTCGCACAGCTCTGGTACTGTCATAATAAAGAAGGGCTGTCCATAATGCACAATATCCTGCTCATCAGGAGGTGCAGGGATCATGTCAGTGGGACCAGTGGGGGCGGGCACAAGTACAAAACAGTTGCGCAAAGCAGGTCCAGCAGCAGGTGCGGTGGAGCAGGCAACGTGCCAACCAGTTGGTCTTAGAGTACGATCCTCAAGGTCAAGTGAGAGAAACCCAAGCGTCGCCGCATTTTGAAGCATAAGAGGAGCATAGAAATGTAAATAACCATCCTCATGAGGTTCGGCCATTGGGTATGCTGAGTTGTGGTGCTTTACCTTCGCAATGATACGCTGTGTCTCACGGGCAGCATCTACAACACCACGGTCACAACTATCCAGGAGGCGCTTGCGATCCCGCATATACGCCTCCTCCTCAAACCAGTTGCCCAAAAGCGCTTTCCTCGGCATAATGGCGCCTTTGATTTAAttgcttccttccctttccacgCACACAGTCAGGCGCACAGATGGTAAAAGTAACAATTATGCagacgaaaaaaacaaaaagaaaaagatgaaatCACGCTTGTGCTTAGTTACAGCTCCTATCCCTTTATGTCCAATCCACTTCTCAATCCCTCGCAGGCAAGACACagatgatatatatatatatatatattcccttcttctttataTTCACTGTTGCTCCTCACAGCGCTTATATATCCTCCCAGCCGCTACGTTTTCCGCACGCTCAATTAGACCGTTGCAACTTAAAGGGAATCTAATCAGTGAAATAATGCGAGACTCaccgcaaaacaaaaaaaatggacggaagaaaaaaaaaagaaaggtaatACTAAAGATAACAATATCACCGAGCCTAATatgtaagaaagaaaaaaacaccagaGAGTAAAGCACACGTGTGCAACcaccaaaaaggaaacaaaatctcacattttttttccgcaaCAGGTACACACATTTTCCCACGTGCACCTTAAGTACGCTCACACATGAACACTGATGTCTTAACAACCGTCCCTGACGCTCCTACTCCCCTTTAATGGAAAGTTAAACATCTTTATTCCATACACCTACACTATACaactcttcttttgttgaaaATACGCCGCAGGTACCACACATTACCTAAACTCATTGCTATGATGATGAGAATTTCCGCCATGGCCCAAACGAATACACGAGTGTTTGCCACCTCGGTAACGGCGCGATGTTTGTGTTCGCGGCCTCTGATGTACTGCTGAACCTCAAGTACCTCTCGTAACCCATGTTGAATATTCCTCACAGCCAATTCAATGGGATCCATTCCCAAATCGCTTTTCTTATCCTTTTTACCATCCTCACCCTCCAACCCCTCATCCCCCACTGTAATGGAAAATGCAACCACCTTCGCGCTGATGGTACTCATCTTATTCGAGAAACAAAAGCGGTGGCGGCCGGAACCCCTCGATTTGAATAACACACGACCCTCAGTATCACGGCCTGATGACCAAATCATCGAGTTGTCGGGATTTTTGATGGTCGCCTCAATATCTTGAGATCCTCCTGAGGTCACCAAGTAATGCAAGAACACCTTTACCCCAGCTTTATTAATATCCTCAAAGAAACACAATTCTTTCTTGGGCGGCACTTGGACGGAAATCGCATCATCGTCTGCGCGAACTGTGGTGATGAAAGTGGAAAGTGTTACTAACAACAAACCCAACGGCAAAGATAAGCGAGCAATCGTACCACTCACACGCAGAGGCATCGCGCGCATGGTCATTAAGAGTACTGCCAACTTAATCAGATCTATTCCTTTTAGTCCGTATTTGCTGTGGATACCGCTgtctctgtttctttttttttttctctcccttcctccAGCAATCAATGACTTTATTCACTGAGGTGTCGCCCCCTGCTACCGATATCTGCTGTTACCCCCTTTGTTCTTTTGTCTAGCGTCTGCGATCAGAATGCAACTACTTCCGATGCAAATAAATCAGTCAGCACACCGTGTGTCACTAACGAAATGCGGggggaatataaatatatataaatatatataaatatatacagaaagatatacgaaaagaaagaaagcgtGCGGGGTTCTTTCCTCCACGGCACAAACCGTTTATAATTTTGTCCCTCGCAGCCTACTTACTGTATCAGCTATTTAACCCCTCCCCCTAAAAAAAACTTGTGCTCGCGTTACCtctaaatttaaaaaataatcgACCAAATTTACGAGGTTCAGTAGCGAgtaaagaataaaacaaataaaaaggaaaggtagagagagagagagaaaaaaaaaaaagaggagatgaACGTCGGTTTTAAACAAAGACTCAGGCGCAAGtgcaaaaaaagtaaaagagaaaaaggagcaGGGCAATATCTGCTAAGGTGTACGCCTCCgtgtgaaaatgaaagcaCATCAAGTAAGATATTTTTCAGTGTTTTGGTTCTCTCACGAGTCCGTTAGCTCCCAAGTACGCAGCCTTACTTACTgagcaataataacaataataataataataacaataggaaaagaagaagcggaagcgacacacgtaaaaaaaaaaaaaaagaagcagacaTGGGCATATTTCATTTGACCTTCCGTAAGGTGACATTTACCTTTTGCTTGAACGCATTGTGTTACGTAGTACGTGTGCGAGGAATCTTCTAAGTACCTGCTGGCACCCGTGGCAAGCAGTTAtgatttaaaataaaaaaaagaaggaaagaaagaaagaaaagaaaggaaaaagtctGAAAAGAGTGAGGTCCGCACTCGAAACAACagggaaaaaaagtagcAGAGTCATTTGTGAGCAAAGCCACAcagcgaagaaaaacaaaacacagaaaaatCGAAATAACAAGAAAATGTGTATAGTCTTCCGATTCGAATGCACagatacgaaaaaaaaaaaacagcagcgctccaaaagaaaaaaaaagtgaatggATTTAttgatacttttttttttcttgtatcATCCCTCTTCCATCAacaacttcttttcttttccccacttAACCACAATTTCTTCATATAAGCCTGCCCATGTGTATCacactcttctcttttttttttctttttatttcagaAGTGCACAACATAAAGAACCGCCGTCGGTAGCCCACGTGCGGGTGATAATATTTTCCATTACTCCACCACAaggatggaagaaaaagagaaaataaaaaaggaaaagatgaaaagggaaagaaaacacaaaattgaagtttccccctccacacacacacatttttctctccctcttctgCAGACCTTTCATTCTCACTTTCACAATGTGGTAGCGGCTTTCATGAAGTTATAACCGCACCGATATTGTCATTTACGCCATATTGTTTGACTCGCATTGCTGACGCCAacatttctttcccttttctctcgtacttccattcattcatccaTACTTTCCACCTCGGCACCATCCACAggtaaagggaaaaaaaaagaagtaaaagaaaagacacacaaacacacagatACCACAACGCATTTGCAGTGCGTAGAAAGGATAGGaagaaagtgagaaaaaaacaaatatatatatatataacaataCACTGCTCTCgtcagcaaaaagaaaaacagcaacagaacTAAGTGACGTACAAGGCTACCTTCGCACGCTGAGCAACTGGGGAAAAATATGTGGGGACATTCCTCTCTTATTTCTCTTCCGTTCCCGTTTATCGGCTACAACCCGACTTCCGCTCCCCCACACGTC
Proteins encoded in this window:
- a CDS encoding cytosolic coat protein, putative, with product MTMRAMPLRVSGTIARLSLPLGLLLVTLSTFITTVRADDDAISVQVPPKKELCFFEDINKAGVKVFLHYLVTSGGSQDIEATIKNPDNSMIWSSGRDTEGRVLFKSRGSGRHRFCFSNKMSTISAKVVAFSITVGDEGLEGEDGKKDKKSDLGMDPIELAVRNIQHGLREVLEVQQYIRGREHKHRAVTEVANTRVFVWAMAEILIIIAMSLGNVWYLRRIFNKRRVV
- a CDS encoding calpain-like cysteine peptidase, putative (curated by J. Mottram) — translated: MPRKALLGNWFEEEAYMRDRKRLLDSCDRGVVDAARETQRIIAKVKHHNSAYPMAEPHEDGYLHFYAPLMLQNAATLGFLSLDLEDRTLRPTGWHVACSTAPAAGPALRNCFVLVPAPTGPTDMIPAPPDEQDIVHYGQPFFIMTVPELCDNPLSLLSEPKGPLSASKVTGKHQDVFFSPDGASAEAMWVADFANPDHREDMRDLPIKADAVLVIRHNHTNTPLASSKAVFFNDFGPENEVCCGRFVNNPGTPCGPMKDENYWTFVHSENGEGDVEKGGETTTPVAENEVSVMTSTNGDKL